The following is a genomic window from Cardinium endosymbiont of Dermatophagoides farinae.
TTAACTGACAATTTTAGAGTCTAATTTTTACTGCCTGTCAGATTAAATCTTAACTACTACACATGATGTTAAACTGTTCTTTTGAAAAGATTGTGTTCTCTTCAAAAGACCAAACTGATGTGTATAAATTAAAAGTGTAGTATATATGAGATTAAATATTGACTACTCTTTTGTGTGCGTTCAGCGTAGTGGTTTTTAAGCGATTAAATTCTGCAGCTGTGTGAAAGGGTTTAGCTTTTGTTGCTTCCAAGTTAGGTACAAAGAGATGACTCTTTCTAGGAAAGTATTACCTCTTTCTGATTGGGTAAAGTATGAATTTTTACGATAGACCACGTAGTGCCTGATTTGTCTTTCAGCCAAGTTATTGGTTAGCGGAATATTGAATGGATCCTCACAAAATTTCCATAACATAGGCTCTGCTCGCATTATATTTCTGGCCACACGACTAGCGTGCACGGCACATGGTACCCCTAGCAATAGCCTTTAAGCCATAGCAGGCCCGTTTGCGCAATTTTCTAATGCGCCTTAAAAATGGAAGTATCTCAATAGAACGATTCAAAAAAGCTCGATTCAAGGCAAAGAGTTCACTAGCTATCTTTTTTAGATAATAGCCTAATGTTTTGACCTGACTGTGCCAACTATGGGCAAACCTTTCAAAATCTCTAGCAATATGTGACCAACAGAGTTGCCGATTGCTGGGTGGAAAATAATTATACACCGCATATCTATCAGTAATCACAGTGGAGTTTTGACGATTTAATCCACTATTTTCTAAAATTTTGCGGCTTCTGGAAGTAGTTAACTTAAGGAGGCTGGCTATAGGACTAGTAAAGATCCAGCACCAACCTAACTTACCACTGTTATAGTGGCCGGTTTCATCTATATGGAGCACTTTACTTTCCCTAACGGTTTTTTCTATAGCTTGGTAAGCTTCTTGGCATTTTGCAGCTACTCTAGCCTCACTATTAGAGATAGTGCCTAGGCTAATATCTACGTTAAAAATATCTTTTAAAATATAGCCTACTTCTCTTTTAGAGTTTTTATAAAACCCAGTTAAAGCAGCAATAACTGACTTGATTTTAGGACCAAAGGTATCTCCGGTAACACCCTTAGGAAGGGAAGCAGCGTAACGCTTGCCACACTTTCTACAACGACCATGGTGTAGATGATAATCGATTACATGGGGCTTAATTTCCGGCAGATCTACTTTTTGGTGAATATAAGGCTTGGGAGCTATCGCTACAGGACCACCACAGGAACAGGAATTGGAAATGTGTAACTCAATAACTTCATCTGCTTCCAGCTTACTACGAGTAGTGCCTGCGTGACCAGGCTGTCCGCCTCTATTACGAGTGCTTTTTACTTTATCCCTTTTTTGCTTGTATAACTCTTTAGATGTAGGAATCGATGAGTTCTTTGAAGTCAGCCCTAGCTTTTCTTTTAACTTGCTATTTTCTTCCTCTAACGATTTATTGGCTAGCTCTAAAGAATGCGTAACTAATTTTAATGAATCAAGCTCTGATTTGAGTAGCAAATTCTCTGACCTTAATAAAGAAATTTCTGACTTTAAAAAAGTTACCTCTGATTGCAGGCTAAGGATGACAGATTGAAGATGATCCATTGGATGGATAAATATACTTAAACAATAGCTAAATCTAACAATTTATTCACATTTTAACAAAGCCTAAAAACCACTGCGCTGAACACATACACTCTTTTTTGAAGAGAAAGGTTTCCGTTCACGACTGTGGCTGAAGACGGTTTTTTGACTAAATTTTGACTAAAGTTTTGAACAAATATTGAATGTTTTCGCTAAAAAACCGTCCTAAAAACATGCCGAAAATCAAATTTTAACCACAGTCGTGAACGCAGACAGAGAAAGAGCCAATGTGCTCGACTAAATGACTATTTTTGATTTAGCTTATCTACTGATTCTTGTACTTTAGACCAAGAGAATCCTTTGTAGCCTGCTGGGACTCCTGTAGCACCAAAAAATTTTGCTCTCATAATTTGACGTCCATCATCATCTACTAGTATAACACGCTTGATATCTTTTATATTAGTTAACTTCATAGCTTGTTGTATATGTCCTTCTTTATGACCACCACCCGTGGTTTTCGGATCAGACCATCCCATTATAGGTATATCTTTTATTTGATCTTCAGTTAGTCCTATTTTTTTTAGTAATGTTTTATCATATCTGCTGCTGAGAGTAGTAATGGCAACTCTATTACCACTTTCTAATAAATTATTTATCAAATTTTTTAGCCCTTCATGATCAATCAAACTATCATTTCTATCAAGAATAGTACCATCAACATCAAAACATACTAAAACTGGATCTTCTTTGAAATTTCCATCTTTATCTAAAGATTCTAATTTTATATTTCTAGCAACTGGCTCTCTATTACTTTGACCTTCTCCTGTAGGATTTACATTGTACTGCCCCGAACCATTACAAGATGCCATAATTGGTAAAATAAATAAATACTTTTTCATAATAGGATAATTTTTATTTTTTTTTATAAACACATAAACATCTTATGATCTTCTCACTAATGAATAAGATTATGCAATTTTCAAAAAATATTTATTAAAAAGCAAGTTAATTCATCATGTATTGCAAATACAGGGCTTAAGATTACGGGATGAATGCATTAGATATAGCTAGTCTTCAACTTGAAAGCATGTAAGTTGAAAACTAGAAGGACTTCTATCTACTGAGAAATACTAGTCTATGTGGATACACTTTCGAACCAGAAAATATTTGTTTGTTTAGTTATTTTCTAATGATTCATAGTGTTTTATATTGGAAATCAGTCATTTGAAAATTAACTATTAATCAATCTATTTCTATATTATACTCATAATCAGTATAAATTTGTTGCGTAATATGCGTAGCAACGTGAGTTCATGATGGATTTGTTGCATGAATAGGTTAAAATCTTTCCTATACTTTCTTAAAGAAATATATTACGAAACTTACACTTTTATGCCAAAATAATTGGCTTAAGGTATACCAAGAATTAGATTTTTGCTACAATGTTAAAGACAATATACTATTATACAACAAAACCATACAACTTTAAGATTCGAAGAAAGGGATCAGATTTGACAGGCTTGTGAAACTGTCCAATAAAAATTAATTGTTTGGAATTTATTAGATACAAGAAATGATATGATTATCATAATTATGTACGTTTATCCCTTCAGAAAATCCTCTGAAAGCAAAAAGAAACTCGTATTTTAGGTAAATATGGACTATACTATCCGTTCATACATCGTAGAAAACAGAAATTATCTTCTTTGCCAATCATTTGGATAATAATCTCTGTACAAGTCCCACATATCATTGCTATTATTAATAGCATCTTCTGCATCCAATGAAGTATCATAAGCAGACTCATTGGCATCTCTAAGCATATCCCTCATAGAATTTAGGATCCGATTTACTCCATATCTTCCGCGCTCAGGAGCTGTAGTTTGAGGATCATGTTCGGTAAGAAAATCCCTATTATACAGATCCAATACTCTCTCTGCTTCATCCATTAAACCCTGTATATTATTTAATCTACCATTTGCATGGTTGAGTAGAGCTCTTGTATTTACAGACAGATCACGAGCTTGACGAATGCGCTCCACATTGTCATCGAAACGTTCTATACGTTCACGATCACCACGCCTAGCTGCACCATGATCATGTGGATGAGCTCCCCTACGAGCTAAAGCCCCTGCAGCAGGAGGAAGATCTCTACCACTAATACTAATAACCCTATTGGCAATATATGTACACCTTTCAGAAGCAAACCTAGCCCGTTCAACACGGTTCTCCGCCCAAGCAAGAGCATCCCTAATAGTATTCAACATATCTTCCAGGCTATTAAGATAATCGTTACGATATACCTGTGTAAGATTACCTTCATTATTCTGGTTTAATCGTATGTCCTCATTTAGTGCATTAATATTTCTTCTAAATGCTTCAGGGTCATTATCTGCTGCAGAAAGACGATCAGTTCTAATTAAGATAATTGGAATAAAAAGAAAAGCCAACGTCCTTTTTAATATTGATGAATTCTTCATATGTGTGATCAAAATTTATTTATCATTTTTAATATTGATGAATTCTTCATATGTGTGATCAAAATTTATTTATCATTAAATATTATGTATACACTTGTGTAACAATAGTAATTACATTTTAATATAATTTCTAACCTATAATTCGTTATTCATTTTACTATTGTTATCTAAAAGGAAAAACTATATAATAAAAATTAATTCAGGATAACTAAGGAACTAAGTTTTATTCATCTGATTTTTCCTACGTTTTACAAATTCTTCGTATGACTTTTCATTTTTTTCAGCAGCCCGAGCAGCACGTTCAGCAGCCTCAGCAATACAACGATAACCCTCACCTAATTCTGTGTTTTGATAATCTCTGGCACGCTTGTTCATTTTATTAGCATGTTCCTTAGCGTTTTCGGTAATAACCTTATAATTAGCGATACGTCTTTCTTGATCATCAATGATACGATTACGGACCTTATCAGCCTTATTAGAAATTTCAGAAGAAATTCTAATTCCATCACCACTACCATCCATATAACTTGGATTCTCCATTTTATTACATCCAGTTATTCCAACTGTATAGCAACACAATAGCACTTTAAAATTATTCGTGTTCATTTTTATTTAGTTTAGTTCAAATCAAAGCTAATTTTCCATTACAATTTTACCTTTAATATCTTGACACTAATTTTACAAAAAAGCAATTAAATCCGCAAATAATTTATAGATATAGAGTATATAAAAATTTCTCCTATTTACTTTACAAAAAATTATGATTTTGATTTGATCCAGAGATTAATTATCCACCGATGTATAAAATTCCACACAGTGAAAATATATTCATCTACTTGTCTCGAGAAACGACCGTTTAGCGAGACACATTTATCTCTTATCTCAAACTTTATCCCAGGGTGGATGAAGAATTTCCAGTTTAAATCAAAATCATAACTTTCTATTCATTCGAGACATATTTTACAATTGAAAATCAATGATATATATTAAATATACATTATTGAACGTATATTTGCACATGATTTGTCCTAGTACACTAATGGTGGTATTTCTCAAACTTACTATGCAGTTTTCTGCCTATTGTTGCTAGGTACTGGGTGCTGTGTGATGTGTGTCCATATGGTATCTTAAACCATTACTCTGAGTGAACCCTTCCCCACACTCCTGACATTCATACGGTTTTTATTCTCTGTGGGTTCGAATATGTTTTGTTAGGTGACTTGACTGAATAAATTTCTTACCGCAGTATGAACATTTGAACGGTCTTTCTCCTGTATGGATTCGAGTATGTGTTTCTAATCCACCTTTCGTTTTGAATTGTCCAGTACAAAATGTGCATTCATACGGTCTTTCTCTTTTGTGGCATCTTGTATGTGTTTCTAATTTAGATTTGCTAACGCATATCTTGCCACAGTATTCACATTTAAATTCACTTTTTTTGTGTGAGTTATTGTATGGGTTTTTAAGTCACCTAATCGAGCGAAACTTTTCTCACAGTATTCACATTTGTACGGTTTTTCTCCTGTGTGGATTCGCAAATGGGTTTTTAGTCCACTTTTCCAAGTGCATTTTTGCCTACAGTCCCCCCATTTACATATAAAAGGTGCTTCTATTGTGTGTGTGTTCACGTGAATATATAAATCATCTCTACTAACACAATCTTTACCACAATTCCCCCATTCACATGTGATCAGACTTTTAGAACCACATTCTGTTTGCTTTATTTTTTTATGTGATGTTCCGGTATCCTGATTAAACTCATCAGGTCTTTTAACACTCGTATTATCTTGTGTAGTAGTAGTCCTATTATTTAAATAAGTACTAGACAAATAAGACTCAAATTCAGACCAATTCTTGTCTAATTTATCGACATCATTAGATGGAATGTAATATTTATCATCTAAATCGAGTAGATTTAACTTTGGCTCTTCTTTTGGTTGATTTTTATGTTCTGTTGAAGTAGGATATTTTTTATTTAGGATTATATTCCCTAATAATTCAACCATAGGTGTATTATGATCCTTAGCATATAAACCTAAAGTATCCTTAGTAGATTGTAATTGTTCTATATTTATATAATCCGATAAAATTGTAACAAGATTTTTATGACCACCTATCACTGCAAGATCAAATACTGAATGCGTGAAATTATCTTTTATATTACATAAAATATTATCTATATCTTTATCTATATTTACATTTGACAATTTCTGAACATGAGAAAGGGAGCTTCTGTAACCAATCTAAGATCATTCTACAAATATCGACACGTCCATTTTCAGCCAAAATATGAAACACAGTATACCCTTTTTTATTCTGTATTTTTAGATCTTCAATCTTATCATTATACCAAATGAGTGTATCTATATTTTTATCAGAGTTAATGAAAGACTGAAAAAAAGAAATATCGTTCTTTTCAGCTGCAGTATGCAGTTTGCTGTTTTCTTCTATTTGATATTCATTATTTTTATGCTTTATGTACTCCTTTATTACTTCAATCGCAGTTTTAATCTGTTCACATTTTTCAATATTTGCTTCATTTTTAATCTGTTTTTCTGCAAGATTAATAGCACGTTGTAGTATATAGTATTGTATAGTACAGTTATACATATTTAAGTGCTTAAATGCTTTTTTTAGGAGATATGTATTTCCACTTATGGTTACTAAATCAATAGGGGTTAAACCTTCATTATTTTTTTGTTCTAGATTTACAACTATGGACCTATAATGATGGTGTAAAGATGTAGTCTTATGATTTTCAAAAAGGTTTCTAATAAAATTAATATTATCAAAATTATTATGTAGTAGAGTATTACCATATTTATCTGACTTGTTGTATCTATTAAATAAGTATTTAATGGTATCTTCATGGCAAGTACAACATTCTGACTTTGGATGAATAATCCTGTCTAACTCATTAGGATTTATACCTTGTTCTAAGAAAGATTGAATAAATCCGACATCACCTTTTATGGCTGCAGTATAAATTAATTCGTTTGCTTGATCTAAATGGAGGATTGGTATAATTTCTTTTTCGCTAGAATATCCATCACATCTTGCTATATTACTATCTGTGATACCATTATTATACCTACTTGTATTACCACATCCGTATACAAAGCATCCCAAAAATAAATAGCATAAAAAATAGGATAATGACTTGTTATA
Proteins encoded in this region:
- a CDS encoding C2H2-type zinc finger protein, with protein sequence MSNVNIDKDIDNILCNIKDNFTHSVFDLAVIGGHKNLVTILSDYINIEQLQSTKDTLGLYAKDHNTPMVELLGNIILNKKYPTSTEHKNQPKEEPKLNLLDLDDKYYIPSNDVDKLDKNWSEFESYLSSTYLNNRTTTTQDNTSVKRPDEFNQDTGTSHKKIKQTECGSKSLITCEWGNCGKDCVSRDDLYIHVNTHTIEAPFICKWGDCRQKCTWKSGLKTHLRIHTGEKPYKCEYCEKSFARLGDLKTHTITHTKKVNLNVNTVARYALANLN
- a CDS encoding ankyrin repeat domain-containing protein; the encoded protein is MGCFVYGCGNTSRYNNGITDSNIARCDGYSSEKEIIPILHLDQANELIYTAAIKGDVGFIQSFLEQGINPNELDRIIHPKSECCTCHEDTIKYLFNRYNKSDKYGNTLLHNNFDNINFIRNLFENHKTTSLHHHYRSIVVNLEQKNNEGLTPIDLVTISGNTYLLKKAFKHLNMYNCTIQYYILQRAINLAEKQIKNEANIEKCEQIKTAIEVIKEYIKHKNNEYQIEENSKLHTAAEKNDISFFQSFINSDKNIDTLIWYNDKIEDLKIQNKKGYTVFHILAENGRVDICRMILDWLQKLPFSCSEIVKCKYR
- a CDS encoding C2H2-type zinc finger protein, with translation MCVSKSKLETHTRCHKRERPYECTFCTGQFKTKGGLETHTRIHTGERPFKCSYCGKKFIQSSHLTKHIRTHRE